From Cotesia glomerata isolate CgM1 linkage group LG2, MPM_Cglom_v2.3, whole genome shotgun sequence, a single genomic window includes:
- the LOC123259493 gene encoding uncharacterized protein LOC123259493 has product MGAPVIFVFVLAITAQSVYSHVGLSREGVIEQDKNPEHTSNIKVDINMENSAKESPVSGSHFYHGLSSFGFGQNKKVEQQSEGEVKFHEESHPEKQCSVSCTCAAGCSCSCSGSCCGSDGCSHSCSCCCHGKFSNYTGIAEDLIGMPIKPQVYNNL; this is encoded by the exons ATGGGAGCTCCGGTTATATTTGTTTTTGTATTGGCAATTACTGCCCAATcagt ATATTCTCATGTGGGATTGTCTCGTGAGGGTGTAATTGAACAAGACAAAAATCCTGAGCACACCTCAAACATCAAAGTTGATATTAATATGGAAAACTCAGCAAAGGAATCACCTGTGAGTGGTTCCCATTTTTACCATGGTTTATCAAGCTTTGGTTTtggacaaaataaaaaagttgagCAACAATCAGAAGGTGAAGTGAAATTTCATGAAGAAAGCCATCCCGAAAAACAATGTAGTGTTAGTTGTACTTGTGCCGCCGGTTGTAGTTGTAGTTGCAGCGGAAGCTGCTGTGGTAGTGACGGCTGCAGTCACAGCTGCAGCTGCTGTTGCCATGGCAAATTCAGCAATTACACTGGCATTGCTGAAGATTTAATTGGCATGCCAATCAAACCTCAAGTTTATAATAACTTGTAA
- the LOC123259495 gene encoding uncharacterized protein LOC123259495, with amino-acid sequence MGATAIFVFVLAMTAQSIYSHVGLSREGVIERDKNPEHTSNIEVDINKENSAKESPVRSYNLYDGLSSFGFGQSKKAQQQSKVEVKLNEESHPAKQCSVNCYCGPNSCSCSCSGDCCRSCCDTCGCCCHGTVNYTDMQIKL; translated from the exons CTACggctatttttgtttttgtattgGCAATGACTGCCCaatca atatATTCTCATGTGGGATTGTCTCGTGAAGGTGTAATTGAACGAGACAAAAATCCTGAGCACACATCAAACATCGAAGTTgatattaataaagaaaactCAGCAAAGGAATCACCTGTGAGAAGTTATAATCTTTACGATGGTTTATCAAGCTTTGGTTTTGGACAAAGTAAAAAAGCCCAGCAACAATCAAAAGTTGAAGTAAAACTCAATGAAGAAAGCCATCCCGCCAAACAATGTAGTGTTAATTGTTATTGTGGCCCCAACTCTTGTAGTTGTAGTTGCAGCGGAGACTGCTGTCGCAGCTGCTGTGACACCTGCGGTTGCTGCTGCCATGGCACAGTAAATTACACTGACATGCAAATTAAACTCTAA